In one window of Hymenobacter nivis DNA:
- a CDS encoding transposase — translation MKQRLVVKITTLLHSVPLVRNLARKKFVARFVLGLFKSRNVQFCEVAQHLNDGVKLASNETRIQDFFREADLDYVALAVLLVGLLPGTGKLRLCIDRTEWDFGRCQVNILLVTVGRGDCHWPLCWELLDNRSGNSGTADRTALLDFCLRVLGPDRVGLVVGDREFVGHAWFKYLKDKGILFVMRLPKHHLLTDPQGRRHAVADWGLRPGQCRQLPVCQVDGVWGGAQVTALAGGEYLFLFGTANPAFLGQFYRKRWTIEACFQNLKGRGFALRATHLRCRDKLKKLVGLVSLAYALCVSVGTRLHEKVQPIPQKNNGYKRASFGRHGLNALRQYTRPGRSTDPVFTANMNAVFRWIINQLTHYKVTKIVG, via the coding sequence GTGAAGCAACGCCTCGTGGTCAAAATTACGACCCTTTTACATTCGGTCCCGCTGGTGCGGAACCTGGCCCGCAAAAAGTTCGTGGCCCGCTTCGTGCTCGGCCTCTTTAAAAGCCGAAATGTGCAATTCTGCGAGGTGGCGCAGCACCTCAACGACGGCGTGAAACTGGCCTCGAACGAGACGCGCATCCAAGACTTTTTCCGCGAAGCCGACCTGGATTACGTCGCCTTGGCCGTGTTGCTCGTCGGCCTCTTGCCGGGCACGGGCAAGCTGCGCCTGTGCATCGACCGCACGGAGTGGGACTTCGGCCGCTGCCAGGTCAACATCCTGCTCGTGACGGTGGGCCGGGGCGATTGCCACTGGCCCTTGTGCTGGGAGTTGCTCGACAACCGCAGCGGCAACTCCGGCACCGCCGACCGCACGGCGCTACTGGATTTTTGCCTGCGGGTGCTGGGCCCCGACCGCGTGGGGCTGGTAGTGGGCGACCGCGAGTTTGTGGGCCATGCCTGGTTCAAATACCTCAAAGACAAGGGCATATTATTCGTCATGCGTCTGCCCAAGCACCACCTGCTCACCGACCCCCAAGGCCGTCGTCACGCCGTGGCCGACTGGGGCCTGCGGCCAGGCCAGTGCCGCCAGTTGCCCGTGTGCCAAGTCGACGGGGTTTGGGGCGGGGCGCAGGTCACGGCCTTGGCCGGGGGCGAGTACCTCTTCCTCTTCGGCACGGCCAACCCGGCTTTTTTGGGCCAGTTCTATCGCAAGCGCTGGACGATTGAGGCTTGTTTCCAGAACCTGAAAGGGCGGGGCTTTGCCTTGCGGGCCACGCACCTGCGTTGCCGGGACAAACTCAAAAAACTCGTGGGCCTGGTGAGTTTGGCCTACGCGCTTTGCGTGAGCGTGGGCACCCGCCTGCACGAAAAAGTGCAACCCATCCCCCAGAAGAACAACGGCTACAAACGCGCCAGTTTTGGCCGCCACGGCCTCAACGCCCTGCGCCAGTACACGCGGCCCGGCCGCAGCACCGACCCGGTATTTACCGCCAACATGAATGCTGTGTTCCGATGGATTATCAATCAACTAACTCATTATAAAGTAACTAAAATAG